The Theileria orientalis strain Shintoku DNA, chromosome 3, complete genome genome window below encodes:
- a CDS encoding uncharacterized protein (protein of unknown function DUF529 repeat containing protein), whose product MNLSKSLLYFLIYWLVSYRIKFTESTGFAANPAGGGGFGTGGGSGFQLVPVDIVSRKSTNEIYYKHYVELNAEKYICRPGFRISQVLINGNAIKDCTDKCPNRAIILKDANNEPILRLLALGDADPDEPDPFTFTSVDLNSRKSTAEVEYKHYADLNAEKYVCKPGFLFSEILVNGKPLKRYEEKFPNRAIILKDENNEPILRTLAPGDYDPDEPEPIILTSVDLNSRKSTNEVEYIFYADLNVEKYVCRPGYLLSEIQVNGKPIKTYTEKFPNRAFILKNEANEPILRLLAPGDVDPDEPPDSVASQTSLPCQSGVDASGLKLVAVDINVKLSTDAVEYTVYDHLSLEKFQCKPGIAISEILINGKSFKQFTENYPNRAIILKDENGEPTLRVLRPGEFDPDEPIDNKFIAVDINVKQSNEGIEYTVYEHLSLEKFQCKQGYLISEILINGKSFKQFTEDFPNRAIILKDENVDVKYIQVDINVKQSTEGVDYKVYDELSAEKFVCKDGYLISAILINGNVFQEYTEDHPNRALIIRQNNEPILRVLKQGEYDPDEPIDQVPGGAAGIPGISDAMPSALPAALQPQPTLGAPAGITYITIDVTNYQSTDQYDYRKYPNNIQKFLCKPGFLVQTVTHGGDPVWKYEKGDYPNRVLILNDPQGNPFMKLLAPNETDPAEPVDEVTVTVPILPHLLQDAKPPVTLNLDNLKDTDEVEYKYDSAKNIHTFKGKGSVTFKDAVQAGTVVWKHEKGDYPNELRILTDLTGKPSIEFGFPAAKPPIPSLAPPTSQKPEIAEPPPDPNAKKSVELDLIETENTNEYTYQRCGVVDKFIPKGNHAFRVVKHGEMEVWRTIDTNKFAIKVEVDHMSDDYKLLVLYLLNNSRRLFKKKGKKAAWVPFDINTLKGSTLNVANTSGSNYHVAKDGFFRTYNAKEGQEFIKVVENNISIWEANDVIEYANKVELDASSDNMVATIYSYLDKVRVYEKSVLNNPWVRIDLTKPNPEPININYEHNSYFYYNDKVASIRTFLAKHGFVFKTVTEFDKGKKTVIWQAKNESDYAYKVEVDTMTDSKVVTIHVEKKPPKIFEKIKNGPWNALDISQPIPKSINLLYKHDTYTCTYKYDNGLNTYEPKEGFLFNGVREEKNNVWTTSRANEYAFKVEYAKPDYGKIFVSVHMSNDYTKMYIKDKENDPWTDIDTTKVNPRSLNIELDYDQYYFNTKVVNNIRKFICRDGFEFYKVKEGDRDLWKTENPDDYSYKVEMDLINNDAKAITIYQDKNRTKVFRKAAAREPWTEIDTTMVNPRSVNINYLTDSYFFRNRVDNNVRTFTPRTGFIFKSANEFLNDKKVEFWTAMNEKEYANKVEVIDFFTDQMFEVTIYQIDRVRKFVKDSKTAWKELNLRDKNPVPVDIMYHRESYKFFNRLENFLRTFTAKQSFLFNNVKESDKDIWRTEKPGEYANKVEFGVPPVGLAYVTIYLEDESTRLYTKDEPNKPWQSVDLTQLIPKSIDISLEYSIYYCSYKLENNIVKLIAKDGFEFYKVKEYNNEIWKTDDPKQYGYKVEVDLINNDSKAITIYQDNKTLVFRKNGAREPWTEIDTTMINPRSVNINYPNDSYFFRNRVDNNVRTFSARAGFLFKSVNEYVNDQKVEFWAAATDKEFATKVVIEAERKVTIHLRDGVSKRVFKKGSNNMWTESS is encoded by the exons ATGAACTTAAGTAAATCTCTgctatattttttaatatactgGTTAGTATCATATCGCATTAAGTTCACAGAAAGTACCGGCTTCGCAGCAAACCCAGCTGGAGGAGGTGGTTTCGGTACAGGTGGCGGTTCTGGATTTCAACTAGTGCCAGTAGACATCGTATCCAGAAAAAGTACTaatgaaatatattataagCATTATGTGGAATTGAACGCGGAGAAGTATATTTGTAGGCCAGGATTTCGAATATCGCAAGTTTTAATTAACGGGAACGCAATCAAGGACTGCACTGATAAATGTCCCAATAGAGCTATTATATTAAAGGATGCTAATAATGAGCCTATACTTCGTCTACTGGCCCTGGGCGACGCCGACCCAGACGAACCAGACCCCTTTACCTTTACCTCAGTCGACTTAAATTCCAGGAAGAGTACAGCTGAAGTGGAATACAAGCATTATGCTGACTTGAATGCAGAGAAGTATGTGTGCAAGCCAGGATTCCTATTTTCTGAGATTTTAGTGAATGGCAAGCCCTTAAAGAGATATGAAGAAAAATTCCCGAATAGAGCTATTATATTAAAGGATGAGAATAATGAGCCGATACTTAGGACGTTGGCTCCAGGAGACTACGACCCGGACGAGCCTGAACCTATAATCCTTACTAgtgttgatttaaattcgAGGAAAAGTACCAACGAGGTCgaatatattttctatGCGGATTTAAACGTGGAGAAATATGTGTGTAGGCCAGGATATCTACTTTCGGAGATTCAAGTAAACGGAAAGCCTATTAAGACGTACACTGAGAAGTTTCCCAACAGAGCGTTTATATTGAAAAACGAAGCCAACGAGCCTATTCTTCGGCTCTTAGCTCCTGGCGACGTTGACCCTGATGAACCACCAGACTCTGTAGCATCACAGACAAGCCTGCCATGTCAGTCTGGAGTCGACGCATCAGGGTTAAAGCTTGTAGCAGTGGACATCAACGTCAAACTCAGTACAGATGCAGTAGAATACACAGTGTATGATCATTTGAGCCTCGAGAAGTTCCAGTGTAAGCCAGGAATTGCCATTTCTGAAATCCTAATCAACGGGAAGTCATTCAAACAGTTCACTGAAAATTACCCCAACAGAGCAATCATCTTAAAGGATGAAAATGGCGAACCAACTCTGCGAGTGTTACGACCCGGCGAATTTGACCCAGACGAGCCCATTGACAATAAGTTTATAGCCGTGGACATAAACGTGAAACAGAGCAATGAGGGAATCGAATACACAGTGTATGAACATTTGAGCCTCGAGAAGTTCCAGTGTAAACAGGGTTATCTTATATCTGAAATATTAATCAACGGGAAGTCATTCAAACAGTTCACAGAAGATTTCCCGAACAGAGCAATCATCTTAAAGGATGAAAATG TGGAcgttaaatatattcaagTAGACATCAATGTGAAGCAGAGTACAGAAGGAGTCGATTATAAAGTGTACGACGAACTGAGCGCAGAGAAGTTCGTATGCAAAGATGGCTATCTGATATCAGCCATCTTAATTAACGGGAATGTATTTCAAGAGTACACTGAAGATCACCCCAATAGAGCACTAATCATAAGGCAGAATAACGAGCCGATACTCAGGGTATTAAAACAAGGGGAATATGACCCCGACGAGCCAATAGACCAAGTGCCTGGAGGAGCCGCAGGCATACCAGGTATATCTGATGCCATGCCATCAGCACTCCCGGCAGCACTGCAGCCGCAGCCCACACTAGGCGCGCCTGCAGGGATCACTTACATCACCATTGACGTCACAAACTATCAGAGCACCGATCAGTACGACTATCGCAAATATCCAAACAATATTCAAAAGTTCTTATGTAAACCAGGGTTTTTAGTACAAACTGTTACACATGGCGGCGACCCGGTGTGGAAGTACGAAAAGGGAGACTACCCTAACAGAGTTCTCATACTGAATGACCCCCAGGGCAACCCATTCATGAAGTTGCTGGCGCCGAATGAAACGGACCCGGCAGAGCCAGTAGACGAAGTGACCGTGACAGTCCCGATACTTCCGCACCTGCTCCAAGATGCAAAGCCGCCAGTCACACTCAATCTGGACAACCTGAAGGACACGGACGAAGTTGAATACAAGTACGATTCAGccaaaaacatacacacatttaaagGCAAAGGATCAGTAACATTTAAAGACGCCGTGCAAGCCGGCACCGTTGTGTGGAAGCACGAAAAGGGGGATTATCCGAACGAGCTGCGCATACTAACAGATCTCACAGGTAAGCCGTCAATAGAGTTCGGCTTCCCAGCAGCGAAACCCCCAATTCCGTCCCTGGCGCCACCAACCTCGCAAAAGCCAGAGATAGCAGAGCCCCCCCCGGACCCGAACGCCAAAAAGTCAGTAGAGCTAGACCTGATCGAAACGGAAAACACCAACGAGTACACGTACCAGAGGTGCGGAGTCGTGGACAAGTTCATCCCCAAGGGCAACCACGCGTTCAGAGTAGTGAAGCATGGAGAGATGGAAGTGTGGAGAACCATTGACACGAATAAATTTGCAATCAAGGTCGAGGTGGATCACATGTCAGATGATTATAAGTTGTTGGTGCTGTACCTACTTAACAACAGCAGGAGACTGTTTAAGAAGAAGGGCAAGAAAGCAGCTTGGGTCCCTTTCGACATCAACACATTAAAGGGATCCACGCTGAACGTAGCCAACACGAGCGGATCTAACTACCACGTGGCAAAAGACGGATTCTTTAGAACATACAACGCAAAGGAAGGACAGGAGTTCATTAAGGTCGTCGAGAATAATATTAGTATCTGGGAAGCCAATGACGTTATTGAATACGCAAACAAAGTGGAACTCGACGCATCGTCGGATAACATGGTAGCCACGATCTATTCATACCTAGACAAGGTCAGAGTATACGAGAAGTCTGTCTTGAATAACCCATGGGTAAGAATTGACTTAACAAAGCCAAATCCGGAGCCAATAAACATCAATTACGAACACAATAGTTACTTCTACTACAACGATAAGGTGGCATCAATAAGGACATTCCTTGCTAAGCACGGATTTGTCTTTAAAACAGTCACAGAGTTTGACAAAGGCAAGAAAACAGTCATATGGCAAGCGAAAAATGAGAGTGACTATGCATATAAGGTGGAAGTGGATACAATGACTGATAGTAAAGTAGTAACAATACACGTTGAAAAGAAACCGCCTAAGATATTTGAGAAGATTAAGAACGGGCCCTGGAACGCATTGGACATAAGTCAGCCTATTCCGAAGTCAATTAACTTATTATACAAACATGACACATACACTTGCACATACAAGTACGACAACGGTCTTAATACCTATGAACCCAAGGAGGGATTCCTATTCAACGGAGTCAGagaggaaaaaaataacgTATGGACGACGTCGAGGGCTAACGAATATGCATTTAAGGTAGAATATGCGAAGCCGGATTACGGAAAGATATTCGTATCAGTTCACATGTCAAACGACTACACGAAGATGTACATTAAGGACAAAGAAAATGATCCCTGGACCGATATCGATACCACTAAAGTCAATCCAAGGTCCCTGAACATTGAGCTTGACTACGACCAGTACTACTTTAACACGAAGGTTGTTAACAACATCAGGAAGTTTATATGCAGGGACGGCTTTGAGTTCTATAAGGTGAAGGAAGGAGACCGCGACTTGTGGAAAACGGAAAACCCAGACGACTACAGTTACAAGGTGGAAATGGATCTTATCAACAACGACGCGAAAGCAATTACGATCTACCAAGATAAGAACAGGACGAAGGTGTTTAGAAAGGCAGCAGCCAGGGAACCATGGACTGAGATAGATACCACCATGGTAAACCCGCGCTCAGTAAACATCAATTACCTCACCGACAGCTACTTCTTCAGAAACAGAGTGGACAACAACGTGAGAACATTTACGCCGAGAACAGGATTCATCTTTAAGTCGGCCAACGAATTCCTCAATGACAAAAAGGTGGAGTTCTGGACGGCGATGAATGAAAAGGAGTACGCGAACAAGGTGGAGGTGATAGACTTCTTCACAGACCAGATGTTTGAAGTGACGATATACCAGATAGACCGTGTCAGGAAGTTCGTGAAGGACTCAAAAACGGCTTggaaggagctgaaccTGCGCGATAAGAACCCTGTACCCGTAGACATCATGTACCACAGAGAATCTTACAAGTTCTTCAACAGGCTAGAAAACTTCCTTAGAACCTTTACGGCGAAGCAATCATTCCTCTTCAACAACGTGAAAGAAAGCGATAAAGACATATGGAGGACAGAGAAGCCGGGCGAGTACGCAAACAAGGTCGAGTTCGGAGTTCCGCCGGTCGGCCTTGCCTACGTGACAATATATTTGGAAGACGAGTCCACCAGACTGTACACGAAGGATGAACCGAACAAGCCATGGCAATCAGTGGATCTGACGCAACTCATTCCAAAGTCCATCGACATCAGCCTCGAATACAGCATTTACTACTGCTCGTATAAGCTCGAGAATAACATCGTGAAACTCATCGCCAAGGACGGTTTCGAGTTCTACAAGGTCAAAGAGTACAATAATGAAATTTGGAAAACGGATGACCCGAAGCAGTACGGTTACAAGGTGGAAGTGGACCTGATCAACAACGACAGCAAGGCGATCACCATCTACCAAGACAACAAGACGCTTGTATTCAGGAAGAACGGCGCCAGGGAACCCTGGACTGAAATTGACACGACAATGATCAATCCACGCTCCGTCAACATCAACTACCCGAACGACAGCTACTTCTTCAGAAACAGAGTGGACAACAACGTGAGGACATTCAGCGCGAGGGCCGGATTCTTGTTCAAATCTGTCAACGAGTACGTCAACGACCAGAAAGTTGAATTCTGGGCCGCTGCAACCGATAAAGAGTTCGCCACGAAGGTGGTAATTGAGGCTGAGCGAAAGGTGACCATTCACCTGAGGGACGGAGTGAGTAAGAGGGTGTTTAAGAAGGGCAGCAACAACATGTGGACGGAATCCTCTTAG